The nucleotide sequence AACGGCTCTGTTTTGTCCTGGTTTCAGTGACCCGTCTTCTAAAGAGTATTTATTTCCGTATCCTCTCGGAGTTACAAAAAATCCTTCATAAACGAATGATTGAGAGGATCCGATGATCACGGTCGTATTCATCCCGATCTCGAATTCCAAAAAATGATCCAGATCGGAAAATTGAATATTCTCCTGTCTGCGATATGCGCTCTTTACGAGTGCTACAGGTGTGGTTCCTGGTCTGTATTTTTTTATGATACGAGCTGCTTCAACAATTTGTCTTTGCCTTCTGCCGGAGGCCGGATTGTATAGATTGATCACGAAATCTCCTTTAGCAGCCGACTCGATCCTGTTTTCGATCACAGTCCAAGGAGTCAAAAGATCCGAGAGTGAGATCCTTGCGGAGTCGTGAACCATCGGAGCTCCTACAAGAGATCCACAAGAGCTGTCCGCGCTGATCCCAGGGATCATTTTTATCTCGGGAGAGTCTCCTTTCTTCCAACCTGTTTTTCTTAAAACTTCGAAGACGAGACCTGCCATTCCATATACGCCTGCATCTCCAGAAGAGATCAATGTTACCGTTTGTCCCGATTTCGCGGACTCCACTGCAGTTTGCGCACGAGCGATCTCTTCCGTCATTCCTGTGCGAGTGACTTGTTTTCCGCTCAAATGATGTTTTACTAGATTGATATAAGTAGTGTATCCTATTATGGAGTCCGCTTCCTTGATGGCGGATAACGCAGCAGGAGTAATATGAGAATCGTTTCCTGGGCCGATCCCTACGATATTCAATTTTCCTTTTGGAGTTTCGTTCATATTTTCTCCAAAATTACGGGGTGGTGTTCCGATCTCGCTGCAAAGGGGATCCTTGCAATTGCGACCGTTAGGTTTTTTCCACCTTCCGTTTCTTTGTATTTTTGCTTTGTTACGAGTAATTTTTCGGATCCGGAGAGAAGAAGGGCGGCAGCCTCGCTTACGGAGCGAGTCCCCACATATTCGGAAGCAGCTTTAGAAATTTCTGAAATTCCCTCCACCTGGTCCAATTTTTCGGGAGAGAAGGTTCTGAATTCCCATCCATACTTTTCCGAAATTTCTAAGAATGCCGGTTCTTCTTTTTTGGCATCTACGCTTGCAATTGCCTTTATACTATCCAATGATAAATTATATTCTTTTAATACTTTTACGATCCCATTTTCTACGATATCAGTCGGAATTCCTTTATCGCAACCTAATCCTAAAACCAAGGATTTAGGTCTGTATATCACCGAATTGGAATATATTTCCGGCGTTTCGATTTTGATATCCGTTCTATCGCTTGCGATCAGGAGGATCTCATAATCTTTCGGATCAACATATTCTAAACTGGAAGAATATTCTATTCCCTTGGGTAAATCTTTTTCCAAGGGCCAAAAATTCGGCTCACCTGTTTCCTGTACGAACATTACTTTAGTTTCATTTACTACTGCGGCACAAGCCCTAGTAACATTTCTGTCTTGGTCTTCCAGATTCCAGCCTAGTTCTCTTCCTAAAATATCCACTGTCAAAGTCCCTGAAACATCCGAAGCGGTTGTGATTACCGGAATATTCTCCAATAGACCGGAAATTTTCTGGGTAAAAAAATTGCCTCTTCCTACATGGCCCGACAAAACACAGATCGTAAACTTTGCTTGGTCATCTATACAAAGAACAGCAGGGTCCGTTTTTTTACTGACCAAAAGAGGGGAGATCATTCGCACTACTGCACCCACACTGATCACAAAAATATGGCAATCGTATTCCATAAAAGTTTCTCTCAACGTGGGTTCCATCGGGAGACTCAAAAGTTTGGATCCCTTAGGAGCTTCCGAGATAAATTTGGGAGAAACGAATAGATCCGCTCCCTTTAAGGAATGGAATAGTTCTTTCCCGGTTTTCATACCGTGTTTTGTGATTACATAGATCGCATAAGGTTTTCTACTCTGAATCATCCAAAATACCCCTTAAGACGCCTTTCCTTCTTCGGATAGAAATGATAACCATGGAGAAATAATCGCAGTTTTCGTTCTTGATGGACTCTAGATCTTTTACGATCCTCTGGCGATCTGTGGTTCCATAAGAAACATAAGTTGCATTTTCTAGAATATTCTGCTCTTTTAATATTCTTATCAGTTCTGGGACCACCTGTCCTACTTTTGTCAGTACGATCGTATCAAAATCTTGGATCAGTTTCTCCAGATCCTCCAACCCATAGGTCGCAGGAAGAACGCAGAATCTTTCTCTACCGTCTGCAAGCGGAGTGAGTAAACTCGCGGGGATCGCAGTAATGGAAGAAACCGCCGGAACGATTTCCATTTCTATTCCTGGCCATCTTTCCGGAGCTTCTTCTAACAGGTAACTCCAAGAACTGTATACGGAAGGATCTCCTTGCGTGATGAAAGCAACATCCAAACCTTTTTCCAGTCGAACGCCTATTTCCTTGAACGCTTTATCCCAAGCCGGAACTAAGATGCTCGGATCTTTGGTCATCGGAAAATGTAAGAATAACTTTTCTTGAGATTCATTTTCTTGAACGATAGGAGAGCATACTCTCCAAGAGAAAGACGGCAGAGATTCGCTGCTTTTTGGAATGGCAAGCACTGCTACTCTGTTCAGGACATGGACCGCCCTAAGAGTGATTAAGTCGGTCGCGCCGGGACCGACTCCGACTCCGTATAATTTTCCGTATGTAGTTTTTACAGTCATAAAATGTATTAAGATTTCCTAATTTTAAAAATATGGATCGGATTTAATGCCTCATATCTGAGATAATCCGCGAGTTTTTGACCTCGGGATATATTGATGAGGCTCACCTCCGGGATCAGGTCCATATCCCTGAATGTTTTGTAAGCCTCGGAAACATTGTCCAAGGTGATTGCATTCGCCACCAAACATCCGCCGGGATTTAATCTTTCCCAAGAAAGTTCCAGGATCTCTTTCATATTACCCTTGGAGCCTCCCACAAAAACGCAGTCGGGGGAGGGAAGATCTTGTAATGCTTGAGGAGCTTTTCCATGTATTAAGAAAACATTATCTGTTTTATGGCTGAGAATATTCTGTTCGCAGATCTCTATTCCTTCCGGATCTACTTCGATTGCGTATACTTTTCCTTCTCTGGCGATCCTGGCTGCTTCGATCGAAACCGCTCCTGAGCCCGCTCCAATATCCCAAACTAAGGAATCCGGGCGGATCTCTAATGCGGAAAGAGAAAGGAGCCTGACTTCTTTTTTGGTGATCAGTCCTTTTTTAGGAAGACGTTTCGCATATTCTTCTTCTCCTAAAAAAGGAAGAAGTGGGGAAGGTTTCCAATTCGGATCTTTTCTGAGAAGGATCAACACGTTTAAGTCGGAAATATCGGAGGTCCCAGCCAAAGTTTCCAATTCGAATTCCCGGACCTTCTCCTCTTTCCCTCCCAAGTTCTCGCATACGAATGCTTTCCAATCTGTTTCAGAATAATGTAATAGATACTCTGCGATCTTGGAAGGAGAGTTGGTCTCGTCAGTGAGACAGGCAACCTTGGAAATACTTTGCAATTTCGTAATGAATCCGTAGAACGACCTACCGTGAAGAGAAAGAAAGGAGGCATCGTCCCATTTGACCCCGATCTTAGAAAAAGCGTTTTGGACGGAACTTGGTGCCGGGATAAATTCCACATGATCCTTTCCTACTTTTTTTAAGATCAGATTTCCGATCCCGAAAAATAGCGGATCTCCAGAGGCAAGAACGCATATCGTATGCTCCGCGGAAAGTTCAGCAATCTTCTCCGCTGTGCGAACAACGTCATTTTTGATGACGATCCTTTCTCCGTCAAATTGAGGGAAAAAATCCAGATGTCTTTCTCCTCCTGCCAGTACTCTTGCTCTTGCAACTGCACCCATTGCTTTGCTGGAAAGTCCGACACAACCATCGTCTCCTATCCCTATAACGGTTACCGCTTTCAAAATTTTTTCTCCGTTGAAAGAAGTAAAAGTGCATGTATGATGGATACCGCGATCGTACTTCCTCCTTTTCTTCCTCTTGTAAGAATATAAGGGATAGAGTATTCCGATTGGAATTTGATATCCAATAACGCTTCTTTGGATTCCGCTGCGGAAACGAATCCTACAGGGACCCCGATCACAAGAGCGGGGCGAACTCCTTCTTCTTCCACAAGTTTTACGATCTCCAAAAGAGCAGTGGGAGCATTTCCGATCGCGATCACACTTCCATTCAAAAGTCCTAAACTAGAAGCCTTGCGCATAGACTCGATTGCTCTTGTGGAATTATTTTCTTTAGCTCTTTGGATCACCTCCGGATCGCTAATAAAACTATATGTTTTACAACCGTAAGCATCCAAACGTTCACTGTTTAAACCCGCAATGATCATCTGAACATCACAAATGATCGGGCATCCGTTCTTCAGGGCTTGGATGCCGTCACGGATCGCGTTCTCATGGATCTTCGTTAGATCCTTGTATTCAAAATCGGCGGTAGCATGTATGATCCTTCTGACAACTTCCCAATCTCCCGGTGGATGTGAATGATGTCCTGCTTCTTCATCGATGATCGCAAAAGAATTATTTTCGATCTCCCTTCCCAAGGAAGTCATTTGCCGCATATCATTCATTTGTCGCTTCTCCTTTGATTCCCCAGCCTTCCGGAGCCTCGAATTTTCCTAAAAGAGTTCCATCAAAATCCACCATATAAGTGGAAACTCGTAAGCCTAATCCGTGTTTGGAACAATTTTGTGAAACGATCTCGCAGATCCTTGTGGTGATATAAAAAAGTCCGGATTCTTTACAAATATCTAATACATGTCTTGCTGTATTCGCCGCTTCTATACTGGAACAAATAGTCTCCGGGATCTCCAAGGATCTTGCTATATTTGCGAGCATCTTCGTGTTTACGGAGGAGCCGCCTCTATGTGTCATCATGACGCCGTCAGCCATCTTGGAAAGTTTTCCGATCATACCTACAATGATCAGATGATGGATATCTTCTTTGATCGCGGTCTTGATCCCAGTTCCTATAAAGTCTCCAACTTGTATAAATGCGATCTCGTTCATATTAGGAAGAAGGTCCATTGCGAACTTTTCTGACTTTCCTCCGGTAGTTAAAACGATGGATTGTTCTCCATATTCTCTCGCGACCTGTATCGCCTGTATTACACTTGCCTTATATGCCGCGGTGGAATACGGTTTTACGATCCCGGTAGTACCTAATATTGAGATACCGCCGATCAATCCAAGACGTTCGTTCATCGTTTTTTTGGCCATCTCTTGGCCGCCAGGAACGCTGATGGTCACTTCTGCGCCTGAAAATGCGGAACCTATCAGTTCTTCTAATATCATTTCCGTAATATTCTTTCTAGGAACGGGATTGATTGCAGGTTCTCCGATCTCCAATCCGAGTCCCGCTTTTGTGACGACCGCTACTCCTTCTCCACCTTTTAATACGATCTTGTTCTCTTGATTTAGTTTTACTTCTGCAGTTAACTCCGCTCCGTGAGTACAATCCGGATCATCTCCTGCGTCCTTGATGATACTACAAACAGCAGTATTTTCCGAGATCTCGCAACGTTTCAGTTCGAAGGTGACTTTTCTTTTGTTTGGAAGAGTAGTTTCAATTTCTCTAATGGCCTGGCCTAAGATAAGGACCCGAGTCGCCGCTTTTGCAGCTGCAGCGGAGCAAGCACCGGTAGTAAATCCTTCTCTTAGCTCCTTGGTTGCCATTTATACTCCGAAACTTGCGACCGGTGAGGGATTTCTTTGAGTGTTAAAGAATGCTTCCATTCCGATCCTGGATTCTAATGTCCCTAAACGAATTAGTTCGGATCTTACTTCCCTTAAAATATTTCCATCTCCGCTTAAAAATGCGTTCTCCGGGACAGTACAGTCTCCCAAAATCGATTTCAAAATTTCTAATACAGCGGAAATCCGATCCGGATCGGAAATAGATGGGATCTGGAATATATTCGGAAAATTGGAAATACCCGAGAGGAGATTTCTTAAATCTTTTTCAGAAAGAAAGTCCTCCTCTTTAGTTTTGAACCAAACCGTTATTGTGCTATCCAAACGGTCTGAGAATTTTTTGGAAAGAAGAAGTCCCGCAAGAGAAGTGATGCCGGTATCCGTTGCCAGAATGAGAGAAAAACCCGGAGTGGGCCATGTTGGATCTCCTACAAATTTTCCCCAAGGACCTGAATATTCCAGTTCTGCTCCTAATTCTAATTTCGGTAAAATACTGGAAGCCTTTCCGGTCCCTAAACGTTTCACGCAGATCTGGAAAGAATCCGCTTTAGAATCGGAAGATAAAATGGAATAAGCCCTTTTGATGGATTTTCCATCGGCATCGTTACCTAGATTTAGGATAACGTATTGTCCTCCTACAAACTCAAAAGCGGAACCGTCCGATCTTTCAAAACGGTATATATCCGAAGAAAGACTTATATTTTCCTTATCGATTAATTTTAGAAATTTTTGGCCCAAGGTTTCCTCCTAAGAAGGGTAGATCTCATGCACAAAATCGTGCATTTCTTCCAGATCCAGGTATAAGGTTTGAAAGGCTTTGGCGGAATTTTTCAGATCCAATTCCACTTTTTTAGTAAGAATGAGTAGAGAGGTATAATATCCCGATTTAGGATCTACTGTAGAAAGTCCCGAAATTTTTTGTTCTAACTCTACCAAACTCGCTTCGAAAAATCGGATCAAGTCCTCAAAGTTATTCGCATTCGTCAAAGACTGGATCGGCCCGGGAGAAAAAAGCGCCTCCGGTCCTATTTCATTCTTTTCATGTTGGATAACGGATTCGTCCTTGATACCGAGAACATTCATCATTCCTAATCTTAAAGCCGCAATTTCATGACACGCCATACTCTATTCCTATTGCATAATATTATCAACTAAACGAGAAACCAATCTATCCTGCAAAAGATGTTCCGAAACAAGATCCTCTGCATCCTCTACACTTACTTTTTGGTACCAGACTCCGTCCGGATAGACAACCACTACTGGACCTTCTCCGCATCTTCCCATACAGGAAGAGCGGGATATTTTAAAATCCAAATGCCTATCGTTTGATTTTAAAATGGATCTCATACGAGCGACTAAGGCGGAACTTCCTTTGCTTGCGCAGTCTATATTCTCACAAACAAATATATGTTTTTGTAAATTACGATGAGGGAATAAATGAGGAGCTACTTGGTTATGAGTTTCCAGATGACGGATACTCCAAAGAAGAGCCTTCAATCCTCCCACTTTTTTGGAAAGACCCGGAAGCTGAGCTCTATATTCGCATGTATCGCATGGAAGGGAAAATTTTCCGGAGATACAATCTTGTATTCTTTCATCCATGACGGAGAATAGTTCCGGATCGGGACCTAGATAAGAAGAGAGTTCCGTTTTGATCCATGGAAATTTTTCCGAAAAATTTTGTACCAAGGAAGAGATCTTTTGGATCAGTTTTCCTCCGAATAAAAAGTAGGGGACCACCAGAAGTTTTTCCGGTCTTAATTTGGAAGCCATCTCCAAAGTTTCCGGAAGTAGAGGGCTGGTGATCCCTATGAAGGAAGGAAGAACAAAGGAGAAATGATTTCCTTCTTGGAATAAACGAACTGTTTTATAAAAATCACCGTTTGCATCCGGATCGGAGGAACCCCTATTAACGATGATCACTCCGGTTTTAGAGGATTGTTCTTGGCTTAGAGGTATACATTCTTCCGCACGTTTTCTCAGTAAGGATACCATTTTAGAATGGATGCCTAAACTATTCGCAATTTTAAAAATATGGCCCGGAAACTCGGATTTGATCTTATCCAGAACGATCGGAATATCGTTTTTGATATGACCGGAAGTGTATAAAAATAAGGGAAATATTATAATATTAGAATATTCTTCGCCAAGATCCCTAAGAGCGGTTTCTATATCCGGTTTTGCAAGTTCCACATAGGCATGGGAAATTTTCAGGTCCGGACGAGTGAGCGAATAGGCCTCCACTAAGGAAACGAATTCCAAATTGGAATTTTCCTCCCTGCTTCCATGACCAAGTACCAGAACCGCAATTTTAGGTTTCATTTGAATCCCAATACCTGCCTTGGTTTCAAAAATAGGAAAAATAAAGAGGATAATAGAAACCAGAAGATCAGATTTGAGAAGAAGGTCACATATTCGAATTGGATCCTTAATTCTTTTGGAGCCGTAAAATTTTCGGAAATTTTAGGTGTGCCTAGATAGAATGGAAGTCCTACAAAAAATACGAATATTGCTAGAACGAAGGTCCATTTTAATAGATTATGGATTTTTAAATAAGATAGTATGGTCTGGGATCCTAAAACTCCGATTAAACTTGAACCAACACATAGAAACCACCAAGCTTGTCTCTCCGGATAATCGTATGCACTTGAAACTCTGCCAGGTAATTCCGGAGGAAGTCCAAGAAATGGGATCCCAAAGAAGATCAGAAATCCGCCGATCGTACTTAAAATACTTGGAAGGACTGCCTTGGATAGGGAAGGGCTTTCTAAAAATCCGTTCGGAGGGAATAATGCCATCCAAACAGAGATCAAAACTCCAAAAGAAATTCCTAATAGAATAGATCCAATGAAAGTCCCAAAATTTCTTTTTTGCCAAAGCTCGTCATCAATAGTAGTTTTTTTAGCAGAATTAGATGCCTGTTTTGTATGAGAATGAGATTCTCCATGTGCGTGATAATGGACATGTGTTGAACCGGTATTCGATTTTTCTGATATAGATTTGGATTCGAACTTCTCCGCTTCTAAGATCAGAGGAAGATTCCATACACAAACCAAAATCCCTAAAATAAGACCTGATACTAGACCGGAAAATATCCCGGTCCGTAATAGGTGATAAAATCCGGATCTTAGTGGCATGGAAAGCCCGTAGAATGTCTTATATCATGGAAAGTATCGTGCAAATACACCATCGGTTCCAAGCCTACGGTATAGATCGTAGAGATAGCAAGCAACGCAACCAAAGCTAGAACGGAACCTCTAAGCCATAACTTGGCTCCCGAAAAATCCTTCGAAACGGAGATCGAGCGCATAAAAATCCCTCCTAAGAGATCTTCACCTAACAAGATATAAACGATATTCGGGCATAAAAGAGTACACCTTAGTATCGTATGAACAAAAATGTTGAGTTTAGTTACGTAACCGTCTTACATCCGAGATCGGATCACGTAGCTTCAGGATTTTTGTAAGGTCGTTTTCTGACTCGAGATCGTCCTACTCGGCACGTCTTCCCAGGTTTTACACCCAGTGACATCTTGTGCCTTTTGTCCCTCTTACAGCGGCGGGTACCGTGACGGAATTGCACCGTCTTCCCATAGATGAGGCCATCTATGTTCCTACAAAAATAGACTGAGATTCCAAGATCTATTTAGCTGAATGATTTTGTATAGTATTTTATTTTTGAACGAATAAAATTCTTTAAACCGCACCCCTCCCTTTTTGGCTCGCGAGATACACATGTTTTCTCGCTCTCATCACGTCTCCTAAAGGGCGATGCTCCATTAAAGCTTCCCAAGGATCAAAAATTGTATCTTCGATCTTTTTCTGTAAAGAAAGACCATGCTCCGATGCAAAATCCTGAGTTGGGATCGTAAGAGTTGCGAGAGTTACGTAAGGCGCTTCCGATTCAGGCCAATTCACGGAAGCGTCTTCGATCGGTGTTGTTTTTTCATCCGTAAAAAATTGGACTTGGAATGTATATACCAATTGGCCTTCGGAAAGTTTTGCTCCCATATCACCGGCCCAATCTTTAGAGGCATCTTTGCTCGGTGTCCTATCGGTAGGGGGAAGTAGCCTGACTCTACATGCATAAGGTCCGAATGCGATAGGCGCCGCACTATAAAAAGGCTCCGTTGCAAATCCGCTAAAAGGTTTATTAAAACTTTTTGATACTTTTTTGATCCTTGCGAATGCTCCGAAAAATCCGTAAGTGGAAAAAAGATATTTTAGTAAAGGACCGCCACCTTTTGCGGCTGCGGTAACCACACCCACAAACTCGTCACTTTTAGGAGAAGAGAACGCTTCCAAATTAATGAGAAGAAAATCCTGAGCGGAAGTATTACCGTTTTGTAATGCGCTCGGGCCGTTCACTCCTAAGATCTTTAACGCAAATCCCCTGATATCTCCCGTGGTATCCGGCTGTATTTTCATACTTCCGCTGGAAAGACGGATCCAAACGTCTTTTGTTCCGGGGGTTGCAAACAGACCTTGTTTTGTATAATCCGGAATATTCGATAAAACTTCGAACTTTGCCTCTAGTCCTAAGATCTGCTTTCTATGTAATGTGCGGCCTTTTCCGAATTTGGAGGAATTCACTTTTTGGATCTTTTGGAACGCTTTTACATATTCTGCAAAACGAATCTCTTCGTCCGGGGCGATATCTTCTTTCCAATCCTTGCTAATCGGTTTCATAAAGTCTCCTTAAGAATGAATCCTTAGTTTATACTTCTTTTTTCTTATTCAGTCTGGACTGAGCGGATTTTAATTCGGAATCCGTCAGTTTAATACTGAATTCCGGAAAATGTCTAAATAGAAAATATTGCAGCCAAGAATCCCAACCGGTATATCCGATGAACTTTTTGTTCGGGATCCATTTTAAGATTGCCTTTGCTACCGAATCGATCGCATGTATTCTGTTCAATGCGGAACCCATTTCTATTTCCTTGCTCAATTCGGGTTTATCCGTGTTTTCTTTTTCCAACCCCGGAGTATCCGTCGTAGGTGGAAGGAATAATTTTACCTTTACTCCATGAAGCATCATTTCTTGGCGAAATCCCTGAGCAAAACCTACGATAGCAAACTTACTGGCGGAATAAGCTCCGTAACCGTAGATAGAAAAGAAGGCCAATGTAGACGCTAAGAATACGATCTCCCCGTTTTTTTGTTTGGCAAAATGGTCCCTGAATGCAAGAGCTCCGTTTACATGACCGAAATAGTTCACATCCATTAGATTTCTGTAAACTTCTTCATCTAGGTCAGAAGCTTCTCCCGCTTTTGCAAATCCGCTACTACAAATTAGAAGGTCTAATCCTCCTAAGGTTTGGATTGCCTTTTTGGCTTCTTTTTCT is from Leptospira sp. WS58.C1 and encodes:
- a CDS encoding DUF3209 family protein; the encoded protein is MACHEIAALRLGMMNVLGIKDESVIQHEKNEIGPEALFSPGPIQSLTNANNFEDLIRFFEASLVELEQKISGLSTVDPKSGYYTSLLILTKKVELDLKNSAKAFQTLYLDLEEMHDFVHEIYPS
- the cobJ gene encoding precorrin-3B C(17)-methyltransferase, with the translated sequence MNETPKGKLNIVGIGPGNDSHITPAALSAIKEADSIIGYTTYINLVKHHLSGKQVTRTGMTEEIARAQTAVESAKSGQTVTLISSGDAGVYGMAGLVFEVLRKTGWKKGDSPEIKMIPGISADSSCGSLVGAPMVHDSARISLSDLLTPWTVIENRIESAAKGDFVINLYNPASGRRQRQIVEAARIIKKYRPGTTPVALVKSAYRRQENIQFSDLDHFLEFEIGMNTTVIIGSSQSFVYEGFFVTPRGYGNKYSLEDGSLKPGQNRAVSLRTENDLASRIPKESPSPNLNITKIQGAFARTSTTVFEQEKEETVESQDSSVSTAIKVLQFLGSSPQKKEVQISELRSDEKIRYLGRIGGAILYQRDENYYLIGKLKRPTDLETFGFHNIIEQDQKWTKLKVKDQEIVSQNQFDILISFPSEGFPEEVYDRFAIYRNSSISERLWDYVLDNSRKTLWENRKYTDARWLGHSPKQVWSSFRDTILKCD
- a CDS encoding CbtB domain-containing protein; protein product: MRSISVSKDFSGAKLWLRGSVLALVALLAISTIYTVGLEPMVYLHDTFHDIRHSTGFPCH
- a CDS encoding FAD-dependent oxidoreductase, which gives rise to MGQKFLKLIDKENISLSSDIYRFERSDGSAFEFVGGQYVILNLGNDADGKSIKRAYSILSSDSKADSFQICVKRLGTGKASSILPKLELGAELEYSGPWGKFVGDPTWPTPGFSLILATDTGITSLAGLLLSKKFSDRLDSTITVWFKTKEEDFLSEKDLRNLLSGISNFPNIFQIPSISDPDRISAVLEILKSILGDCTVPENAFLSGDGNILREVRSELIRLGTLESRIGMEAFFNTQRNPSPVASFGV
- a CDS encoding CbiX/SirB N-terminal domain-containing protein; its protein translation is MKPKIAVLVLGHGSREENSNLEFVSLVEAYSLTRPDLKISHAYVELAKPDIETALRDLGEEYSNIIIFPLFLYTSGHIKNDIPIVLDKIKSEFPGHIFKIANSLGIHSKMVSLLRKRAEECIPLSQEQSSKTGVIIVNRGSSDPDANGDFYKTVRLFQEGNHFSFVLPSFIGITSPLLPETLEMASKLRPEKLLVVPYFLFGGKLIQKISSLVQNFSEKFPWIKTELSSYLGPDPELFSVMDERIQDCISGKFSLPCDTCEYRAQLPGLSKKVGGLKALLWSIRHLETHNQVAPHLFPHRNLQKHIFVCENIDCASKGSSALVARMRSILKSNDRHLDFKISRSSCMGRCGEGPVVVVYPDGVWYQKVSVEDAEDLVSEHLLQDRLVSRLVDNIMQ
- a CDS encoding cobalt-precorrin 5A hydrolase encodes the protein MIQSRKPYAIYVITKHGMKTGKELFHSLKGADLFVSPKFISEAPKGSKLLSLPMEPTLRETFMEYDCHIFVISVGAVVRMISPLLVSKKTDPAVLCIDDQAKFTICVLSGHVGRGNFFTQKISGLLENIPVITTASDVSGTLTVDILGRELGWNLEDQDRNVTRACAAVVNETKVMFVQETGEPNFWPLEKDLPKGIEYSSSLEYVDPKDYEILLIASDRTDIKIETPEIYSNSVIYRPKSLVLGLGCDKGIPTDIVENGIVKVLKEYNLSLDSIKAIASVDAKKEEPAFLEISEKYGWEFRTFSPEKLDQVEGISEISKAASEYVGTRSVSEAAALLLSGSEKLLVTKQKYKETEGGKNLTVAIARIPFAARSEHHPVILEKI
- a CDS encoding precorrin-8X methylmutase; translated protein: MNDMRQMTSLGREIENNSFAIIDEEAGHHSHPPGDWEVVRRIIHATADFEYKDLTKIHENAIRDGIQALKNGCPIICDVQMIIAGLNSERLDAYGCKTYSFISDPEVIQRAKENNSTRAIESMRKASSLGLLNGSVIAIGNAPTALLEIVKLVEEEGVRPALVIGVPVGFVSAAESKEALLDIKFQSEYSIPYILTRGRKGGSTIAVSIIHALLLLSTEKKF
- the cobI gene encoding precorrin-2 C(20)-methyltransferase, whose product is MTVKTTYGKLYGVGVGPGATDLITLRAVHVLNRVAVLAIPKSSESLPSFSWRVCSPIVQENESQEKLFLHFPMTKDPSILVPAWDKAFKEIGVRLEKGLDVAFITQGDPSVYSSWSYLLEEAPERWPGIEMEIVPAVSSITAIPASLLTPLADGRERFCVLPATYGLEDLEKLIQDFDTIVLTKVGQVVPELIRILKEQNILENATYVSYGTTDRQRIVKDLESIKNENCDYFSMVIISIRRRKGVLRGILDDSE
- a CDS encoding catalase: MKPISKDWKEDIAPDEEIRFAEYVKAFQKIQKVNSSKFGKGRTLHRKQILGLEAKFEVLSNIPDYTKQGLFATPGTKDVWIRLSSGSMKIQPDTTGDIRGFALKILGVNGPSALQNGNTSAQDFLLINLEAFSSPKSDEFVGVVTAAAKGGGPLLKYLFSTYGFFGAFARIKKVSKSFNKPFSGFATEPFYSAAPIAFGPYACRVRLLPPTDRTPSKDASKDWAGDMGAKLSEGQLVYTFQVQFFTDEKTTPIEDASVNWPESEAPYVTLATLTIPTQDFASEHGLSLQKKIEDTIFDPWEALMEHRPLGDVMRARKHVYLASQKGRGAV
- a CDS encoding SDR family NAD(P)-dependent oxidoreductase codes for the protein MSFSRYKGKKVFITGGSAGIGKGIAIELAKAGASVIVSARGKSNLEKTVEELKAVGAPTAVFGYAVLDVSDKKALEKEAKKAIQTLGGLDLLICSSGFAKAGEASDLDEEVYRNLMDVNYFGHVNGALAFRDHFAKQKNGEIVFLASTLAFFSIYGYGAYSASKFAIVGFAQGFRQEMMLHGVKVKLFLPPTTDTPGLEKENTDKPELSKEIEMGSALNRIHAIDSVAKAILKWIPNKKFIGYTGWDSWLQYFLFRHFPEFSIKLTDSELKSAQSRLNKKKEV
- a CDS encoding cobalt-precorrin-5B (C(1))-methyltransferase — encoded protein: MATKELREGFTTGACSAAAAKAATRVLILGQAIREIETTLPNKRKVTFELKRCEISENTAVCSIIKDAGDDPDCTHGAELTAEVKLNQENKIVLKGGEGVAVVTKAGLGLEIGEPAINPVPRKNITEMILEELIGSAFSGAEVTISVPGGQEMAKKTMNERLGLIGGISILGTTGIVKPYSTAAYKASVIQAIQVAREYGEQSIVLTTGGKSEKFAMDLLPNMNEIAFIQVGDFIGTGIKTAIKEDIHHLIIVGMIGKLSKMADGVMMTHRGGSSVNTKMLANIARSLEIPETICSSIEAANTARHVLDICKESGLFYITTRICEIVSQNCSKHGLGLRVSTYMVDFDGTLLGKFEAPEGWGIKGEATNE
- the cbiE gene encoding precorrin-6y C5,15-methyltransferase (decarboxylating) subunit CbiE, which gives rise to MKAVTVIGIGDDGCVGLSSKAMGAVARARVLAGGERHLDFFPQFDGERIVIKNDVVRTAEKIAELSAEHTICVLASGDPLFFGIGNLILKKVGKDHVEFIPAPSSVQNAFSKIGVKWDDASFLSLHGRSFYGFITKLQSISKVACLTDETNSPSKIAEYLLHYSETDWKAFVCENLGGKEEKVREFELETLAGTSDISDLNVLILLRKDPNWKPSPLLPFLGEEEYAKRLPKKGLITKKEVRLLSLSALEIRPDSLVWDIGAGSGAVSIEAARIAREGKVYAIEVDPEGIEICEQNILSHKTDNVFLIHGKAPQALQDLPSPDCVFVGGSKGNMKEILELSWERLNPGGCLVANAITLDNVSEAYKTFRDMDLIPEVSLINISRGQKLADYLRYEALNPIHIFKIRKS
- a CDS encoding CbtA family protein; amino-acid sequence: MPLRSGFYHLLRTGIFSGLVSGLILGILVCVWNLPLILEAEKFESKSISEKSNTGSTHVHYHAHGESHSHTKQASNSAKKTTIDDELWQKRNFGTFIGSILLGISFGVLISVWMALFPPNGFLESPSLSKAVLPSILSTIGGFLIFFGIPFLGLPPELPGRVSSAYDYPERQAWWFLCVGSSLIGVLGSQTILSYLKIHNLLKWTFVLAIFVFFVGLPFYLGTPKISENFTAPKELRIQFEYVTFFSNLIFWFLLSSLFFLFLKPRQVLGFK